A region from the Gemmatimonadota bacterium genome encodes:
- a CDS encoding cobalamin B12-binding domain-containing protein gives MSNRPIRVLVAKPGLDGHDRGAKVVAAALRDAGMEVIYTGLHQTPEMIATAAIQEDVDVVGLSILSGAHMTLFPRVRQLLVEAGRAEILITGGGIIPKEDMDILRAQGMGELFGPGTRTTDLIEYIQGWFAAREQAST, from the coding sequence ATGTCGAACCGTCCGATTCGTGTCCTTGTCGCCAAACCCGGGCTCGATGGCCATGACCGCGGCGCCAAGGTCGTCGCGGCCGCCCTGCGCGACGCCGGCATGGAGGTCATCTATACCGGCCTGCACCAGACGCCGGAGATGATTGCGACGGCGGCGATCCAGGAGGACGTCGACGTCGTCGGCTTGTCGATCCTGAGTGGTGCGCACATGACCTTGTTCCCAAGAGTGCGCCAGCTCCTCGTGGAGGCGGGTCGCGCGGAGATCCTCATCACGGGTGGCGGGATCATCCCCAAAGAGGATATGGACATCCTGCGTGCGCAGGGGATGGGTGAGCTGTTTGGCCCGGGCACCAGGACCACCGACCTGATCGAATACATCCAGGGCTGGTTCGCGGCACGGGAGCAGGCATCCACGTGA